The Streptococcus toyakuensis genome has a window encoding:
- a CDS encoding DNA-3-methyladenine glycosylase I: MTKRCSWVKMTNQLYIAYHDEEWGHPLHDDQALFELLCMETYQAGLSWETVLNKRQAFRKVFHGYQIQAVAEMTDTELEALLDNPAIIRNRAKIFATRANAQAFLRLQAEYGSFDAYLWSFVEGKTIVNDVSDYRQAPAKTPLSEKLAKDLKKRDFKFTGPVAVLSFLQAAGLIDDHENDCEWKSGH, encoded by the coding sequence ATGACAAAACGTTGTTCGTGGGTCAAGATGACCAATCAACTCTACATTGCCTATCATGATGAGGAATGGGGTCATCCCCTCCATGATGACCAAGCATTGTTTGAGTTATTGTGTATGGAAACCTATCAAGCGGGCCTGTCTTGGGAAACGGTACTAAACAAACGCCAGGCTTTCCGAAAAGTATTTCATGGCTATCAAATTCAAGCGGTCGCAGAGATGACCGACACCGAATTGGAAGCCTTGCTGGATAATCCAGCCATCATCCGAAATAGAGCCAAGATTTTTGCTACACGCGCTAACGCCCAAGCCTTTCTACGATTACAGGCAGAGTACGGCTCTTTTGATGCCTATCTTTGGTCTTTTGTTGAGGGGAAAACGATCGTTAACGATGTTTCCGATTATCGCCAAGCCCCAGCTAAAACACCTTTGTCTGAGAAATTAGCCAAAGATCTCAAAAAACGAGATTTCAAGTTCACAGGACCAGTCGCTGTCTTGTCTTTTCTACAAGCAGCAGGCCTGATTGACGACCACGAGAATGATTGTGAGTGGAAAAGCGGTCATTAG
- a CDS encoding SemiSWEET family transporter, with product MTKQKINRIVGSIGAFIGIIVFIAYIPQIIANLQGNKAQPFQPLSAAISCLIWVIYGWTKEPKKDWILIIPNSAGVILGGITFLTSL from the coding sequence ATGACAAAACAAAAAATTAATCGAATCGTAGGTTCTATTGGTGCCTTTATTGGAATTATAGTATTTATTGCCTACATACCTCAAATTATCGCTAATTTACAAGGAAATAAAGCTCAACCATTTCAACCTTTATCAGCTGCTATATCTTGCTTAATCTGGGTTATTTATGGATGGACAAAAGAACCTAAGAAGGATTGGATACTAATCATTCCAAATTCAGCCGGTGTTATTTTAGGTGGAATCACTTTTTTGACTTCACTCTAA
- the ruvA gene encoding Holliday junction branch migration protein RuvA translates to MYEYLKGIITKITAKYIVLETNGIGYILHVANPYAYSGQINQEAQIYVHQVVREDAHLLYGFRSEDEKKLFLSLISVSGIGPVSALAIIAADDNAGLVQAIETKNITYLTKFPKIGKKTAQQMVLDLEGKVVVAGDDLPAKVPVQASAENKELEEAMEAMLALGYKATELKKIKKFFEGTTDTAENYIKSALKMLVK, encoded by the coding sequence ATGTACGAATATTTAAAAGGAATCATTACCAAAATCACTGCTAAATACATTGTTCTTGAAACCAATGGTATAGGTTATATCCTGCATGTAGCTAACCCCTATGCTTACTCGGGACAGATCAATCAAGAGGCTCAAATTTATGTGCATCAGGTCGTGCGTGAGGATGCCCATCTGCTTTATGGATTTCGCTCAGAAGATGAGAAAAAGCTCTTTCTTAGTCTAATTTCGGTGTCTGGGATTGGGCCTGTATCAGCTCTTGCTATTATCGCTGCTGATGACAATGCTGGCTTGGTTCAAGCCATTGAAACCAAGAATATCACCTACTTGACTAAGTTCCCTAAAATTGGCAAGAAAACAGCCCAGCAGATGGTGCTGGACTTGGAAGGCAAGGTAGTAGTTGCAGGAGATGATCTTCCTGCCAAGGTGCCAGTGCAAGCTAGCGCTGAAAACAAAGAACTGGAAGAAGCTATGGAAGCCATGTTGGCACTGGGCTACAAGGCAACAGAGCTCAAGAAAATCAAGAAATTCTTTGAAGGAACGACAGATACAGCTGAGAACTACATCAAGTCGGCCCTTAAAATGTTGGTCAAATAG